A window of Babesia microti strain RI chromosome III, complete genome contains these coding sequences:
- a CDS encoding phosphatidylinositol glycan, class Q (overlaps_old_locusTagID:BBM_III03085), protein MGIVIFWPCTNHKVQYFEEKHSIYGWPDTKFGIFIVKIAKNSSFVDNRTELLGYVHKDNINILYSKLKLNVAMSISSEKVVFYNPRQFNILYISNYSDKEAGNDFININSHEIRYSNDLISCLVLASSINVNNKSNKSKLFNYFVNFLYIISHIINLLFIDKFDFLKYSSVMKHISGIINDINSINIKLQAIRDENDIKKILKVQEEFYAKLSFCLIDLVLGIIIFPIFFYYGIIMIEFCKKKFFFYQKIVIDIFIDDIAFALKPNPNLSIFIGNIFLSILVVIKTTFTNLPRFYFILNFMWIYSFLLGFTFQYHVLRDTFRICTLHFRYCYIISKKMFKKTFDTLVPLLHLFRGKKRNTLTNKIENETYKQDELYLGTMLFITIGCLFYTITFYYLIYIFLIGPIYIFESLFNIIYTVYRSFATEIVNNMCKFTRINVIIKDGRVHLTN, encoded by the exons ATGGGCATAGTTATATTTTGGCCATGTACAAATCATAAAGTTCAATATTTTGAGGAAAAGCACAGTATTTATGGTTGGCCTGATACTAAATTTGGTATTTTCATCGTTAAGATCGCGAAAAACTCCAGTTTCGTTGACAATAGAACCGAATTGCTTGGTTATGTTCACAAAGATAACATTAATATTCTATATAGTAAGCTGAAACTCAATGTTGCTATGTCAATTAGTTCAGAAAAAGTTGTTTTTTACAATCCAAGACAGTTTAacattttatacattaGTAATTATAGCGATAAAGAGGCTggaaatgattttataaaCATTAATTCACATGAAATTAGATATTCCAATGATCTAATTTCATGTTTGGTATTGGCATCATCAATAAACGTTAATAATAAgtcaaataaatcaaaattgttcaattattttgtcaatttcctatatataatatcacATATAATTAACTTGTTATTcatagataaatttgattttttaaaatattcatcaGTGATGAAACATATAAGTGGTAttatcaatgatattaattcaattaacataaaattacagGCAATAAGAGATGAAAATG acattaaaaaaatattgaaagTGCAAGAAGAATTCTATGCCAAATTGTCTTTCTGTCTCATAGACTTGGTACTGGGTATCATaatatttccaatatttttttactATGGCATTATAATGATAGAGTTTTGCaagaaaaaattttttttttacCAAAA AATTgttatagatatatttatagatGATATTGCATTTGCACTGAAACCAAATCCCAATTTGTCCATTTTTATAGGAAATATCTTTCTATCTATTCTAGTTGTCATCAAAACtacatttacaaatttgccTAGATTTTACTTCATACTAAATTTCATGTGGATATACTCATTTTTACTCGGATTTACATTTCAATACCATGTCTTAAGGGATACTTTTCGTATTTGCACTTTACACTTTCGATATTGctatataatatcaaaaaaaatgtttaagAAGACCTTTGATACACTAGTTCCATTGTTACATCTGTTTAG GGGCAAAAAACGCAACACTTTGACTAATAAAATAGAAAACGAGACATACAAACAAGATGAACTTTACTTGGGTACCATGCTATTTATCACCATTGGATGCCTATTCTATACAATCACCTTTTACTACCTGATATACATATTCCTTATTGGGCCAATATACA TATTCGAGTCCCTattcaatatcatatatactGTATATAGATCATTTGCCACggaaattgtaaataacaTGTGCAAATTTACCAGAATAAATGTAATCATCAAAGATGGAAgg gtacatttgacaaattaa
- a CDS encoding LCCL domain-containing protein (overlaps_old_locusTagID:BBM_III03090;~overlaps_old_locusTagID:BBM_III03095), producing MIWVCVAWAIAHTEPTKSISSFTANDFYVFKNAWATSTFIDSDGNLEEFSPLRVIQPGPSFWCSSGSHSASDIVSWTGEFAKQPLIETLTIDWTYAPKEFQISASADGINYTSLMPFQPILAQKPSFTQFVKLPVPFLSKELKISMKNPQDNFFGISSVKIRAAGNPLFMLKSGITCSGGELCLVNKNNKPLLINCLEAIAISSGIELWRFNSNQQIVSISPLPDTGSIDLADLSAKSESVDKCLAVPLNSSNNTNSSAIGQIFEVFMANCDDLLDQDDAFSRWNFESNSQISLLSPQPLCLSQVDIFPTQSGESLTGNVNLTGLVEVEIKSLHTKGHEPKFAIDNKLETYWASPLLQPNDINKSITVELLLKNPYLIDSIVIYWEYPAFSYLFKTSLDNINYNNGPYNASNGSTKTVDMFGIEAKYIQLTLLHPHINYKVKNNHIYGIREIQIMTYATNTVVENCKIAANSSDARDKYFVDYVTQYDPNISKSITTLEANLVDFSNYIFEKSDYLNEKLSYLHDALEQSKEFSDTLGDIDKFLNEVRKESPFDTYDKSYIGESKNLPADSCQIVLTHNKHAKSGFYWLNPACSPFAYRAYCHFYQAQSKLIFIEKAEGNISNQNTSIARTCAKYGLEPLILSDKLDYDALVASVIAFGVTDFIPLAKDYQCHGYKCSGNFYDLFQGIENVTNLLKFHSNTSPGEFDDLAGFTYADQIVYKKSSNTNITYVVCTDNGYNLDNFEKLSCDDVLIGNEKLLGELNTSIYVECPTGCQHSKMPIYGSNYAFSETSSICKAAIESGVISDGGRFVITIEGPLSMDSQNTNNIDTGAKTTGDGNDTNTNLYGRLSFRINRTTKKCPIDILTESKHTYKNEHVHKQITHELLHNSDLFFGAEIKLPASEYANEEVDPWTEKLSKFSVDQIDTVYGIDPLLAKHSVEEAIITIDKFSKKFKKVARRSRKLFIKASNVLDELERLHNDLEVIHSERSVKLGKIDSSKEDKGFDLENTPIFTEFKLDTSGISVADKSLNVVFGTSDEWRIVNTRYHSINDYLAHYPTSNTKHHNPVSDNPPNLSIALIKSHKFFNFKLIFSITSLDDKICGIIFRYHDNFNYYKLLFDTLNGETRLEIVSNGRTSPLATVKNGGLTPERWTKVTLSADGPLITVDLGRHNTNILSVLDETISSGSIGFYSTGDTFYSNLTVSPLDCTQAEQVKSLDIKCSNFVEEFLGDPYDTYDIGGFSVKTNNENFVGWSYSGNMLVQKSPLAILESIALLSHNRKCKLGVFSFLVWPERKIHATRIPCVGAVFFYKDNNNFGYLSLQKDSIQLVGRKDGTESTVKKVELKGFTFHKWHNVFVKLATDNNVNVTINDIGIDGKMEKIAVIEGKFDGFTDGNRIGLFVNNITRVLFKDIQLHDEQSTSSNVSLLQQNEVSTGTDNKIWDECLAGGYYERLVLCKEIRIDCNNFCVNCCKHHTSLLSKQSYDECLIDCQNIQTPSNDKKAFDKYIQSCSPLPYGYNKPHFKHCQNDNECIINACILCCESGINTEEEHYLQKCYQNCTKSALLLAKRQFEL from the exons ATGATTTGGGTGTGTGTGGCTTGGGCTATAGCCCACACCGAGCCCACCAAATCAATATCGTCATTTACAGCCAACGActtttatgtatttaaaaatgccTGGGCTACCTCCACTTTTATAGACTCGGATGGGAATCTCGAGGAATTCTCGCCACTTCGCGTTATACAGCCTGGGCCTAGTTTCTGGTGCAGCAGCGGCTCTCATTCCGCTTCCGATATAG TTTCTTGGACAGGGGAATTTGCAAAGCAACCCCTTATTGAAACTCTAACAATTGACTGGACATATGCACCCAAA GAATTCCAAATCTCCGCATCCGCAGATGGGATTAACTACACTAGTTTGATGCCATTTCAACCTATACTGGCACAAAAAC cTTCATTTACACAGTTTGTCAAATTACCAGTGCCTTTTTTGTCTAAAGAGTTGAAGATAAGCATGAAAAATCCACAAGACAACTTTTTTGGCATATCATCTGTCAAAATTAGAGCAGCTGGTAATCCTTTATTTATGTTGAAAAGCGGAATAACATGCAGTGGTGGCGAATTATGTCTGGTTAATAAGAATAATAAGCCACTACTGATTAATTGTTTGGAGGCCATTGCAATATCCTCAGGAATT GAATTATGGCGCTTTAATTCAAACCAACAGATAGTGTCTATATCGCCATTACCAGACACAGGATCTATTGATTTGGCAGATTTAAGTGCTAAAAGTGAAAGCGTTGATAAATGCCTGGCAGTGCCACTCAACTCATCAAACAACACAAATAGCAGTGCTATAggtcaaatttttgaagtATTTATGGCTAATTGCGACGATTTGTTAGATCAAGATGATGCATTTTCCCGTTGGAACTTCGAGTCtaattcacaaatatcaCTATTATCCCCCCAGCCCTTGTGTTTGTCCCAAGTCGACATATTTCCCACTCAAAGCGGCGAATCACTAACAGGAAATGTCAATTTGACAGGGCTAGTTGAGGTTGAAATCAAGTCACTCCATACAAAAGGACACGAACCGAAATTTGCCATTGACAACAAATTGGAAACATACTGGGCTTCACCTCTCTTACAGCCAAACGACATCAATAAGAGTATAACCGTTGAATTATTGCTTAAGA ATCCGTATTTAATCGACTCAATTGTCATTTACTGGGAGTACCCCGCATTTTCATATTTGTTCAAAACGTCACTGGATAACATTAATTACAACAACGGTCCATACAATGCTTCCAATGGATCTACTAAAACAGTGGACATGTTTGGTATTGAAgccaaatatatacaattaacattattacATCCACACATAAACTACAAAGTCAAAAATAACCATATCTATGGAATAAGGGAGATACAAATAATGACTTATGCAACGAATACAGTTGTTGAgaattgtaaaattgcTGCCAATAGTTCGGATGCTAGGGATAAGTATTTTGTTGACTACGTGACCCAATATGATCCCAACATATCCAAGTCAATCACCACACTGGAGGCGAATCTAGtagatttttcaaattatatatttgaaaaatctgATTATCTAAACGAAAAGTTAAGTTATTTGCACGATGCATTGGAACAATCGAAAGAATTCTCAGATACATTAGgtgatattgataaatttctGAACGAAGTGAGGAAGGAATCGCCCTTTGACACATACGATAAATCTTATATTGGggaatcaaaaaatttacctGCAGACAGTTGTCAAATCGTTTTAACACATAATAAGCATGCTAAAAGCGGCTTTTACTGGCTTAATCCAGCATGTTCCCCCTTCGCCTACCGAGCATATTGCCATTTCTACCAAGCACAAAgcaaattgatttttatagAAAAAGCAGAAggtaatatatcaaatcaAAATACTAGCATAGCTCGAACGTGTGCAAAATACGGTTTGGAACCGCTCATATTGAGTGATAAACTGGATTATGATGCGTTGGTGGCTTCTGTTATTG CCTTTGGAGTTACCGACTTTATCCCCCTAGCTAAAGACTATCAGTGTCACGGCTATAAGTGCAGTGGCAATTTTTACGATCTATTCCAGGGAATTGAAAATGTCACCAATTTACTCAAGTTCCATTCAAATACTTCACCGGGGGAATTTGATGATCTTGCAGGTTTTACATACGCTGATcaaattgtatacaaaaaatcatcaaacACCAATATCACCTATGTGGTATGTACCGACAATGGTTACAACCTAGATAA CTTCGAAAAACTTAGTTGTGATGATGTTCTAATTGGAAATGAGAAACTACTCGGCGAATTAAAC ACTTCTATCTATGTAGAATGTCCTACCGGATGTCAGCACTCCAAAATGCCGATATACGGATCCAATTACGCCTTCTCAGAAACATCCTCAATTTGTAAAGCAGCAATTGAATCGGGAGTTATTTCTGATGGCGGCCGATTTGTCATTACAATCGAGGGACCTTTATCCATGGACTCTCAGAATACCAATAATATTGACACTGGGGCTAAAACAACAGGTGATGGTAATGATACTaacacaaatttatatgGCCGTTTGTCATTCCGTATAAACCGCACGACTAAA AAATGCCCAATAGACATTCTTACTGAGTCAAAACACACATATAAAAATGAGCATGTGCACAAACAGATAACTCACGAACTTTTACACAACTCTGACTTATTTTTTGGCGCAGAAATTAAACTTCCAGCCAGTGAATATGCCAATGAAGAAGTTGATCCCTGGACTGAAAAGCTATCCAAATTTTCAGTTGACCAAATAGACACAGTGTATGGCATAGACCCCTTGTTGGCTAAGCATTCCGTGGAAGAGGCTATTATTactattgataaattcagCAAAAAGTTCAAGAAAGTAGCTAGAAGGAGCAGGAAGTTGTTTATCAAGGCTTCAAATGTGCTGGATGAATTGGAACGTCTTCACAACGATCTTGAGGTAATACATTCAGAAAGGAGTGTCAAGTTGGGAAAGATTGATAGCTCTAAAGAGGATAAGGGATttgatttggaaaataCGCCTATATTCACCGAGTTCAAATTAGACACTTCAGGCATCAGCGTTGCAGATAAATCTTTAAATGTGGTGTTTGGTACCTCTGACGAATGGAGAATTGTCAACACTAGATATCATTCAATAAATGACTACCTAGCTCACTATCCCACATCAAATACCAAACATCACAATCCTGTATCTGATAACCCACCCAACTTATCTATTGCCTTGATAAAATCGCATAAATTCTTTAACTTCAAGCTCATATTTTCGATTACTTCGCTagatgataaaatttgtggaatCATATTCAGGTACCACGACAATTTCAACTACTATAAATTACTTTTTGACACGTTAAATGGGGAAACCAGACTTGAAATAGTGTCTAATGGTAGAACAAGTCCACTTGCTACCGTTAAAAATGGCGGTTTGACCCCAGAAAGATGGACCAAAGTTACACTATCAGCTGATGGGCCCTTAATCACAGTTGATTTGGGGAGACACAACACTAATATCCTGAG TGTGTTGGATGAAACAATTAGCTCCGGTTCCATCGGTTTTTACTCCACCGGTGATACGTTCTACTCCAATCTAACCGTTTCTCCCCTGGATTGTACACAAGCTGAGCAAGTCAAATCGTTAGATATTAAGtgttcaaattttgtagaaGAGTTTTTAGGGGATCCTTACGATACCTATGATATTGGGGGATTTAGTGTAAAAactaataatgaaaattttgtaggCTGGAGTTACAGTGGAAATATGTTGGTTCAAAAGAGTCCCTTAGCAATTTTGGAATCAATCGCTTTATTATCGCATAATCGCAAAT GCAAGTTAGGGGTCTTTAGTTTTCTTGTTTGGCCAGAACGGAAGATTCATGCTACAAGAATTCCTTGCGTTGGTGCCGTATTTTTTTATAAGGATAACAACAATTTTGGTTATTTATCATTGCAAAAAGATAGTATACAATTAGTGGGTAGGAAAGATGGAACTGAATCAACGGTTAAAAAGGTGGAGCTAAAAGGCTTCACATTCCACAAATGGCACAATgtatttgttaaattggCAACAgataataatgttaatGTAACTATTAATGACATTGGAATTGATGGTAAAATGGAAAAAATTGCTGTCATTGAGGGCAAATTCGATGGTTTTACTGATGGTAACAGGATTGGTTTATTTGTAAACAATATCACCCGGGTGCTATTTAAGGACATTCAGTTGCATGATGAACAATCTACATCTTCTAATGTATCTTTGTTGCAGCAAAATGAAGTTAGCACAGGAACTGATAACAAGATTTGGGATGAATGTCTAGCAGGTGGTTATTATGAGAGATTGGTTCTATGCAAAGAGATACGCATTGattgtaacaatttttgtGTCAACTGCTGCAAACACCATACCAGTTTACTTTCAAAGCAGTCTTACGATGAATGTCTTATTGattgtcaaaatattcaaacACCAAGCAATGATAAAAAAGCATTTGACAAGTATATTCAATCTTGTTCGCCACTGCCATACGGATATAATAAGCCGCATTTCAAGCACTGCCAG AATGATAATGAATGTATAATCAATGCGTGCATACTGTGTTGTGAATCTGGAATAAATACGGAAGAGGAACATTATCTGCAAAAGTGTTATCAGAATTGTACAAAATCTGCACTTTTGTTGGCGAAGCGTCAATTTGAACTATGA
- a CDS encoding mRNA (guanine-N7-)-methyltransferase (overlaps_old_locusTagID:BBM_III03100) translates to MGNFRLGGDKIISTSSTLSTHEKLVKIFNDIFNEQVGKWDSLSFAHGLNITASIGYFRGFTSSNKISLPIETDVVLQENPNVIFNSKVPQDILNALYTRVFAGRSQQFELKPLAERVEVLENNPNTFHTIVYKSLLNRNSPYGFDWTKCVRRTISTCSVYRPANYHYKITVDKDELLNDSEQKLLCNNYVVKLFKPYEFRVSKGFGPIWRLCVVEVFEQVDDEDIMQLFSNDTKNDAIKSHEMDNDNDVNTDKQLPNKLIEIIQNLTQYHSIELYLDSKNLLKQWKRLQLEQINRFTDLIWMYERNIISLTNIFTSIHCENSENEFGSGDFYPFLFGDHSQEIRFHYDTKRVLKQQGSAIESLRKHNNMVKRGLIYVFVKKNSRVLDLACGRGQDLDKYSSVGINYLVGIDISSREIQEARRRFNQRKNSFSFTAEFHHGNLLDSKTYTSFLSGKKFSLISIQLAVHYLISTIDSLNLFLNNILNYMSEDGYFIGSTVMVERLVDGLVDEVCGRAYIKGNSISFGNSIYNITFSSDTMEQIASNIDLSGPSETVKQQLSDYLNNTFSIAYTFSLIESIDANEYVLPWKRIVNVASQMNLKLVCDSSFDEYFDYLQIETKSGKPVYQDYQLHLKRLKKNPLSHEEIEVFRLYKVFVFKRLSEVDRSYLGGVSIRKP, encoded by the coding sequence ATGGGTAATTTTCGTTTGGGAGgagataaaataatatcaacaaGCTCTACCCTCTCCACTCATGaaaaattagtaaaaatattcaatgaTATCTTCAATGAGCAGGTTGGCAAGTGGGATTCTCTAAGTTTTGCACATGGATTGAACATAACAGCAAGTATTGGTTATTTTAGAGGCTTTACCAGTTCAAATAAAATCAGTTTGCCCATTGAAACGGATGTTGTACTCCAGGAAAATCCTAATGTCATATTCAACTCAAAGGTGCCTCAAGATATTTTGAATGCGTTATATACTAGAGTATTTGCCGGACGATCACAACAATTTGAACTAAAACCGTTGGCTGAAAGGGTTGAAGTATTGGAGAATAATCCTAACACTTTTCACACAATTGTCTATAAGTCACTCCTAAATCGAAATAGTCCGTATGGTTTCGATTGGACGAAATGCGTGAGGAGGACAATATCAACTTGCTCGGTGTACAGGCCTgcaaattatcactatAAAATAACGGTAGATAAGGATGAACTCCTAAACGATTCTGAGCAAAAATTGttgtgtaataattatgttGTAAAACTATTTAAACCATACGAATTTAGGGTTTCAAAGGGTTTCGGGCCAATTTGGAGATTGTGTGTGGTGGAGGTGTTTGAACAAGTAGACGACGAAGATATTATGCAATTGTTTAGCAATGATACGAAAAACGATGCAATTAAATCTCATGAGATGgataatgataatgatGTAAATACAGATAAACAACTACCCAATAAACTAATagaaattatacaaaatctAACACAATATCACTCAATAgaattatatttggatAGCAAAAATTTACTTAAACAATGGAAAAGGTTACAATTGGAGCAAATTAATCGATTTACAGACCTAATTTGGATGTATGAAAGAAATATTATCAGTTTGACCAATATATTCACATCTATCCACTGTGAAAACTctgaaaatgaatttggatCTGGAGATTTTTATCCTTTTCTATTCGGTGATCATTCACAGGAAATTCGATTTCATTATGATACCAAAAGGGTGCTTAAACAACAAGGTTCTGCAATTGAATCGCTTAGAaaacataataatatgGTGAAGAGAGgattaatatatgtttttgtcaaaaaaaATAGTAGGGTCCTAGATTTAGCCTGTGGTAGGGGACAAgatttggataaatattcatctGTGGGCATCAACTATTTAGTAGGCATAGATATATCTTCCCGGGAGATTCAAGAAGCCAGGAGAAGGTTTAATCAGAGAAAAAATTCATTCTCCTTTACTGCAGAATTCCACCACGGCAATCTACTTGATTCCAAAACATATACTTCCTTTCTCTCtggtaaaaaattttcattaatcTCCATTCAGCTCGCAGTGCATTATCTCATTTCTACAATAGAttcattgaatttatttttaaataatatactgAATTACATGAGTGAAGATGGTTATTTCATTGGTTCCACAGTGATGGTGGAAAGGCTTGTTGATGGATTGGTGGATGAGGTGTGTGGTAGGGCTTATATCAAGGGCAACTCCATCTCATTCGGTAAttcaatatacaatataacaTTCTCAAGTGATACAATGGAACAAATTGCATCTAATATCGATTTATCTGGCCCATCGGAGACTGTTAAACAACAACTGTCAGATTACCTTAATAACACATTCAGTATCGCCTATACATTCTCTCTAATTGAGTCTATTGACGCCAATGAATATGTTTTACCATGGAAAAGAATTGTGAATGTAGCTTCTcagatgaatttgaaactTGTTTGCGATTCTTCTTTTGACGAATATTTCGACTATTTGCAAATTGAGACTAAAAGTGGTAAGCCTGTGTATCAGGATTACCAATTACACCTGAAAAGGCTGAAAAAAAATCCATTGTCACATGAAGAGATTGAGGTTTTCAGGTTGTACAAGGTGTTTGTTTTTAAGAGGTTAAGTGAAGTAGATCGGTCTTATCTAGGCGGCGTATCCATTAGGAAACCTTGA
- a CDS encoding Bromodomain-containing protein 1 (overlaps_old_locusTagID:BBM_III03095) produces MELQREGVRQSNLRRGNVELNEMMESHIILVDMLQKLIKFDKQKIFRYPVSVKLAPDYYRIIKNPMDFETMLKKLDAKQYNDFNDFVDDIRLIVSNAKLYNAQNTIFYQSAISLEHQLNKIWPRFYKKYSIAAASDAKNIKHQTYQYTMDNKPVPSPEASVKRKRGKGKMENKIDYKLPIYIPDESIKSILGTQDNYTSSLQKLGNTLVECQRLTKIPLPLSILIPQLIPPSIPMPSIEAAMASRLKNEISGSQYTNSIKNFIGSQHLDKLYSIYPSIKGVLAKFDKTYVSTTPLNDLSMFGIEEIPNNYNMQVDMNAVCNLLLQLEGAKKQS; encoded by the coding sequence ATGGAACTGCAAAGGGAAGGAGTTAGGCAGAGCAATTTACGGAGAGGGAATGTGGAATTGAATGAAATGATGGAGTCTCACATAATCTTGGTGGACATGTTGCAAAAGTTAATCAAGTTTGACAAGCAGAAGATATTCCGCTACCCTGTTAGCGTCAAGTTGGCTCCAGATTATTACagaattatcaaaaatcCTATGGATTTTGAGACAATGCTTAAAAAACTAGACGCCAAACAATACAACGACTTCAACGACTTTGTAGATGATATACGACTAATAGTCAGCAATGCCAAGCTTTACAACGCGCAAAACactatattttatcaaagCGCTATTTCGCTTGAACAccaattaaacaaaatatggCCTAggttttataaaaaatattcaatcGCAGCGGCAAGTGatgccaaaaatattaaacatcAAACATATCAATATACTATGGATAATAAACCTGTACCGTCTCCAGAGGCTTCAGTAAAGCGAAAAAGGGGCAAGGGAAAAATGGAAAATAAGATAGATTATAAATTACCTATATATATCCCTGATGAAAGCATCAAGAGCATCCTAGGAACGCAAGATAATTATACATCTTCATTGCAAAAACTAGGAAATACACTGGTTGAATGCCAACGATTGACCAAAATACCCCTACCTCTATCCATACTTATACCTCAGCTAATACCTCCTTCTATTCCCATGCCTTCTATAGAAGCAGCAATGGCGTCTAGGTTGAAGAACGAGATTAGTGGATCGCAATATACAAATAgcataaaaaatttcatagGATCGCAACATCTGGACAAGctatatagtatatatcCCAGCATCAAAGGAGTGCTTGCTAAGTTTGACAAGACTTACGTATCCACCACTCCACTGAATGATCTGAGCATGTTCGGCATTGAGGAAATTCCCAACAATTACAACATGCAAGTTGATATGAACGCTGTGTGTAACTTGTTGTTACAACTTGAAGGCGCAAAGAAACAAAGTTAG
- a CDS encoding conserved Plasmodium protein, unknown function (overlaps_old_locusTagID:BBM_III03080) codes for MLGKRLGEQISPKNIANLCKTGLQHPINASAVSTSAVTDVDKATSRLLKVVSAFDKSTKSSIKVYHLQELGKLVDKHKQTVLDDRLQKLISQINLDLHILSPAQLVAVALGYRNIGFCRKSYWSKLCYEVYRHAKSYTSGITGITRGQVSMILGCYATLFTEPLKQTNDLLKWITYDVGSLNEYDYASVTYYMYRTKMSNNSNDEFNIKCLKAVTMGYIEKLHLFSPQSLVCVLNNYSKMHLLPWYIIFRTNNLLKSNISKLSFKAIAIHLRSLMNVKLRDLGLLHRVAKRLSKDRRLAWAGPLELSTMVYTMGRLGYRNRALLKAFIETIGRSILVMNDGDLMRTIHGFSNLGVATPSLWDNIAQILQKKIETQSPQHLAIIASSFGKVGVLVPELFDLLKHKFTELSTGFTSRQIIALLDSCVILGYYDANFIYHLLNSYLELHDDTPDFINLQLTRIAYSILLESPETLKTASNAVQTFIINHSQHNGDHNASDYNSQKMVDFQNELNKFIIENQAITIFNDDLKINSSIGIYTVHIMRNKNIVDFLSKGQLCPVTEVLLGPAILKARHMKLLGYKYRTINRSIWNSLVHKDKIDMISDVFGKNSSI; via the exons ATGCTTGGAAAACGTCTAGGAGAACAAATTAGCCCgaaaaatatcgcaaatttaTGCAAAACTGGATTACAACACCCAATTAACGCTTCCGCTGTCAGTACTAGTGCAGTTACAGATGTAGATAAGGCGACTAGCAGATTGCTAAAAGTCGTTTCCGCCTTTGATAAGTCCACAAAGAGCTCGATCAAAGTTTATCATCTACAGGAACTTGGGAAATTGGTTGATAAACACAAACAAACGGTATTAGATGATAGGCTACAAAAGTTgatttcacaaataaatcTCGACCTACACATATTATCACCGGCACAGTTAGTGGCCGTGGCACTGGGATATAGAAATATTGGCTTTTGTAGGAAAAGTTACTGGAGTAAATTATGTTATGAAGTTTACCGACATGCCAAAAGTTATACATCAGGTATCACTGGAATTACCAGGGGCCAAGTTTCCATGATTTTGGGTTGCTATGCCACTTTATTCACTGAGCCATTAAAACAGACAAATGATCTACTCAAATGGATTACATATGATGTGGGATCCCTTAATGAGTATGATTATGCATCAGTTACTTATTATATGTACAGAACCAAAATGTCTAACAATAGTAATGatgaattcaatattaaatgcTTGAAGGCTGTGACAATGGGCTATATAGAAAAGTTACACCTATTTTCACCCCAAAGTCTTGTATGTGTATTGAATAACTATTCAAAAATGCATTTATTACCATGGTACATAATATTCCGCACTAACAATCTACTAAAGTCAAATATCTCCAAACTAAGCTTTAAAGCTATAGCCATCCACTTACGTAGCCTTATGAATGTAAAATTGAGAGATTTAGGCCTGCTACACCGTGTTGCTAAGAGATTGTCTAAAGATCGTAGATTGGCGTGGGCCGGGCCGCTAGAATTGTCAACTATGGTATATACAATGGGTAGGCTTGGGTATAGGAATAGAGCATTATTAAAAGCATTTATTGAAACCATTGGAAGATCGATTTTGGTTATGAATGATGGGGATTTGATGAGAACAATACACGGGTTTTCAAACTTGGGTGTGGCAACCCCCAGTTTATGGGATAATATTGCTCAAATACTACAg AAAAAAATAGAAACTCAATCTCCCCAGCATTTGGCAATCATTGCATCATCTTTTGGCAAAGTTGGAGTACTAGTGCCAGAGTTATTTGACCTACTGAAGCACAAATTTACAGAGTTATCG ACCGGATTTACCTCGAGGCAAATAATAGCTTTACTGGATAGCTGTGTTATTTTGGGATATTATGACGCT AATTTTATATACCACTTGTTAAATAGTTACCTGGAGTTACATGATGATACACCTGACttcattaatttacaaCTGACAAGGATTGCTTATTCCATATTACTAGAG TCCCCGGAAACTCTAAAAACGGCGTCAAATGCGGTTCAAACATTCATTATAAACCATTCGCAGCATAATGGAGATCACAATGCTAGTGATTACAACAGTCAAAAAATGGTTGATTTTCAAAATGAACTAAACAAATTCATAATAGAAAACCAAGCCATtactatatttaatgatgatttaaaaataaatagCTCAATTGGTATTTATACGGTGCATATAATGAGAAATAAAAACATAGTAGATTTCTTGTCCAAAGGACAATTATGTCCTGTCACAGAAGTATTGCTAGGCCCAGCAATTCTTAAGGCTAGGCATATGAAACTGCTAGGTTATAAATATCGCACAATTAATCGATCAATCTG GAATTCACTAGTTCACAAGGATAAGATTGACATGATTAGTGATGTTTTTGGCAAAAATTCTtccatataa